Proteins found in one Methylobacter sp. S3L5C genomic segment:
- a CDS encoding pentapeptide repeat-containing protein, translating into MKTHFHWAGLLTAFFCLSAPAADLDRSTVEQRLAKADKTHLADLRRKDLTGLDLSSLDFKLADLWGSDLRRANFSNSELSGVNLDLSVLSKVDFSNANLSNTSIFAVHVGGANLSNANLSNSRFIGIMDRANLSHANLAHANWGADMKNQSMGLMRASLNNVNFSGANLSDANFDRALMRFANFSGANLQNTVLFGVDLSGADFSGANLSGADLTGTSLEDTNFSGADLAGTKFAGVKDKSKLKGLSSAKNVDKAIID; encoded by the coding sequence ATGAAAACTCATTTTCACTGGGCAGGACTATTAACTGCGTTCTTTTGTCTGTCGGCACCGGCTGCCGATCTGGATCGGTCAACCGTAGAACAACGTCTCGCCAAAGCAGATAAAACCCATCTCGCCGACCTACGCAGAAAGGATTTAACCGGTCTGGATTTATCAAGTTTAGACTTTAAATTGGCCGATTTGTGGGGCTCGGATTTACGCCGTGCCAATTTCAGCAATAGTGAGTTATCCGGCGTGAATCTGGATTTATCGGTACTATCGAAAGTCGACTTTTCAAATGCCAACCTATCCAATACCAGTATTTTTGCGGTGCATGTCGGTGGGGCAAATTTGAGCAATGCCAATTTAAGTAATAGCCGATTTATTGGCATAATGGATCGAGCCAATTTATCTCATGCTAATCTCGCACACGCCAACTGGGGAGCAGATATGAAAAACCAGTCAATGGGTTTGATGCGAGCAAGTCTGAATAATGTCAATTTCTCGGGAGCCAATCTCTCCGATGCCAATTTTGACCGTGCCTTAATGCGCTTTGCCAACTTCTCGGGAGCAAATCTGCAAAATACCGTGCTTTTTGGCGTTGACCTTTCCGGCGCAGATTTTTCAGGAGCTAATTTGTCAGGTGCTGATTTGACAGGAACTTCACTTGAAGATACCAATTTTTCTGGAGCGGATCTGGCGGGCACCAAATTTGCGGGTGTTAAGGATAAATCGAAGTTAAAAGGTTTGAGTTCTGCCAAAAATGTGGACAAAGCGATTATTGATTGA